The Corylus avellana chromosome ca8, CavTom2PMs-1.0 genome has a segment encoding these proteins:
- the LOC132190932 gene encoding uncharacterized protein LOC132190932, whose protein sequence is MANSQWCNMFKEANIQVLTARSSDHKPLLLSLTNPLQGHVTCRRGFKFEMSWTLDEDYHKIIEEAWNTETCRTARQKLHQCSKKLISWSKMKLGNTDAIIQQKTKSLRNCRGMKGLKMEKQSNKSKEILSCYLNKRTYGGDNEPSKIGIKPETVIRSTFTLGQTNGEEQTESSR, encoded by the coding sequence ATGGCGAATAGTCAATGGTGCAATATGTTTAAAGAAGCAAACATCCAGGTTCTAACTGCACGTTCCTCGGACCATAAACCTTTGCTACTAAGTTTGACTAATCCGTTGCAGGGGCATGTCACATGTAGGAGGGGGTTTAAGTTTGAAATGAGCTGGACACTGGATGAGGATTACCATAAAATCATAGAAGAGGCATGGAATACCGAGACATGTAGAACGGCACGACAAAAGCTCCATCAATGCAGCAAAAAGCTTATATCTTGGAGTAAAATGAAGTTGGGCAACACTGATGCCATTATTCAGCAAAAAACCAAGAGCTTGAGGAATTGCAGAGGGATGAAAGGCCTGAAAATGGAGAAGcaatcaaacaaatcaaaggAGATATTGAGCTGTTACTTGAACAAGAGGACGTACGGTGGAGACAACGAGCCAAGCAAAATTGGTATAAAGCCGGAGACCGTAATACGAAGTACTTTCACGCTTGGGCAAACCAACGGCGAAGAACAAACAGAATCCTCAAGGTGA